In Pseudomonas hamedanensis, a single window of DNA contains:
- a CDS encoding acyl-CoA dehydrogenase yields the protein MIPNQDQQQIRDMARQFAEERLKPFAAEWDREHRFPREAISEMAELGFFGMLVAEQWGGCDTGYLAYAMALEEIAAGDGACSTIMSVHNSVGCVPILKFGNDDQRERFLKPLASGAMLGAFALTEPQAGSDASSLKTRARLDGDHYVLNGCKQFITSGQNAGVVIVFAVTDPSAGKRGISAFIVPTDSPGYKVARVEDKLGQHASDTCQILFEDVKVPVANRLGEEGEGYKIALANLEGGRVGIASQAVGMARAAFEAARDYARERDTFGKPIIEHQAVAFRLADMATQIAVARQMVHYAAALRDSGQPALVEASMAKLFASEMAEKVCSMALQTLGGYGYLNDFPLERIYRDVRVCQIYEGTSDIQRMVISRNL from the coding sequence ATGATTCCCAACCAAGACCAACAACAGATCCGTGACATGGCCCGGCAGTTTGCCGAGGAGCGTCTCAAGCCGTTCGCCGCCGAGTGGGATCGCGAGCACCGGTTCCCCAGAGAAGCCATCTCTGAGATGGCTGAACTCGGCTTCTTCGGCATGCTCGTGGCGGAGCAGTGGGGTGGCTGCGACACCGGCTATCTGGCCTACGCCATGGCTCTGGAGGAAATCGCCGCCGGCGATGGCGCCTGCTCGACGATCATGAGCGTGCACAACTCGGTCGGTTGCGTGCCGATTCTCAAGTTCGGCAACGACGATCAACGCGAGCGATTCCTCAAACCGCTGGCCAGCGGCGCGATGCTCGGCGCCTTTGCCCTGACCGAGCCGCAGGCCGGTTCCGATGCCAGCAGCCTGAAAACCCGCGCACGTCTGGACGGCGACCACTACGTGCTCAACGGCTGCAAACAGTTCATCACTTCCGGACAGAATGCCGGGGTGGTGATTGTGTTTGCCGTGACCGATCCGAGCGCCGGCAAGCGCGGCATCAGCGCGTTTATCGTGCCGACCGACTCGCCGGGCTATAAGGTCGCAAGGGTCGAAGACAAACTCGGCCAGCACGCGTCAGACACCTGCCAGATTCTCTTTGAGGACGTCAAAGTTCCGGTAGCCAATCGGCTGGGCGAGGAGGGCGAGGGCTATAAAATCGCCCTGGCGAACCTTGAGGGCGGCCGCGTCGGTATTGCTTCCCAGGCCGTCGGCATGGCGCGCGCCGCGTTCGAAGCGGCGCGCGATTACGCCCGCGAGCGCGACACCTTCGGCAAGCCGATCATCGAACACCAGGCCGTCGCGTTCCGCCTCGCCGACATGGCCACGCAGATCGCCGTGGCCCGGCAGATGGTGCACTACGCTGCGGCCCTGCGCGACAGCGGTCAGCCGGCGCTGGTGGAGGCGTCGATGGCCAAACTGTTTGCTTCGGAAATGGCCGAAAAGGTCTGCTCAATGGCGTTGCAAACCCTCGGCGGTTACGGTTACCTCAACGACTTCCCGCTGGAACGCATTTACCGCGATGTGCGTGTCTGCCAGATCTACGAAGGCACCAGCGACATTCAGCGCATGGTCATTTCGCGCAATCTCTGA
- a CDS encoding HPP family protein has translation MLARWLPAAINTRPSEWSRAAIGMALGTLFSVWLCAQVFGHEVAYHLIGPLGASAVLLFAVSSGALAQPWSILGGYLCAGVVALLVAHVLGRTLGSACLAAGMALILMCWLRCLHPPAGALALTLVLADPATIALDWKAMEPVMLGAACMLASALAYNNLTRIRYPKRPADPAPPVVPVDSQAITAEDLKRALADMEAFIDVTPEDLERLIHATELHAKRRSIGEVFTR, from the coding sequence ATGCTTGCTCGCTGGTTGCCCGCCGCCATCAACACCCGCCCCTCCGAATGGAGCCGCGCCGCCATCGGCATGGCGCTGGGCACGCTGTTCAGCGTGTGGCTGTGTGCCCAGGTGTTCGGTCATGAAGTCGCTTATCACCTGATCGGCCCATTAGGCGCGTCGGCCGTGCTGCTGTTCGCCGTCTCCTCCGGCGCCCTCGCCCAGCCTTGGTCGATTCTCGGTGGCTATCTGTGTGCCGGCGTCGTTGCGTTGCTGGTCGCTCACGTACTCGGGCGCACCCTCGGCAGCGCCTGTCTGGCGGCGGGCATGGCGCTGATCCTGATGTGCTGGCTGCGTTGCCTGCACCCACCGGCCGGCGCCCTCGCGCTGACGCTGGTGCTGGCCGACCCCGCGACCATCGCCCTGGACTGGAAAGCCATGGAACCGGTGATGCTCGGCGCGGCGTGCATGCTTGCCAGCGCCCTGGCCTACAACAACCTGACGCGCATTCGCTACCCGAAACGCCCGGCCGATCCGGCCCCGCCGGTGGTTCCGGTCGACAGCCAGGCCATTACCGCCGAAGACCTCAAGCGCGCATTGGCAGACATGGAAGCCTTCATCGACGTCACCCCCGAAGACCTCGAACGGCTGATCCACGCCACCGAACTGCACGCCAAGCGCCGCAGCATCGGCGAAGTCTTCACCCGCTGA
- a CDS encoding enoyl-CoA hydratase/isomerase family protein, with amino-acid sequence MTAQASSPRTESMDATQNEVLAEVRNHIGHLTLNRPAGLNAITLDMVRQLQRQLDAWATDADVNAVVLRGAGEKAFCAGGDIRSLYDSYKSGDTLHEDFFVEEYALDLTLHHYRKPVLALMDGFVLGGGMGLVQGADLRVVTEKSRLAMPEVAIGYFPDVGGSYFLSRIPGELGIYLGVSGVQIRAADALYCGLADWYLDSNKLSLLDEKLDQMEWQDTPLKALQNLLAKHAVQTLPDAPLQTLRPVIDHFFALPDVPSMVEQLRAVTVADSHEWATATADLLETRSPLAMAVTLEMLRRGRHLSLEHCFALELHLDRQWFARGDLIEGVRALLIDKDKSPRWNPPTLAGLDAAKVASFFHGFDESGN; translated from the coding sequence ATGACAGCTCAGGCTTCATCCCCGCGGACCGAGTCCATGGATGCCACGCAAAACGAAGTGCTGGCCGAGGTGCGCAACCACATCGGGCACCTGACCCTCAATCGCCCCGCCGGCCTCAACGCCATCACCCTCGACATGGTGCGCCAGCTGCAACGCCAGCTCGACGCCTGGGCGACGGACGCCGATGTCAACGCGGTGGTCCTGCGCGGTGCCGGCGAGAAAGCGTTCTGTGCCGGTGGCGATATTCGTTCGCTGTACGACAGTTACAAAAGCGGCGACACCCTGCACGAAGATTTCTTCGTCGAGGAATACGCCCTCGACCTGACCCTTCATCACTACCGCAAACCGGTGCTGGCCTTGATGGACGGTTTCGTCCTCGGCGGCGGCATGGGCCTGGTGCAAGGCGCCGACCTGCGGGTGGTCACCGAGAAAAGTCGTCTGGCGATGCCGGAAGTTGCCATCGGCTATTTCCCGGATGTCGGCGGCAGCTATTTTCTCTCGCGCATTCCCGGCGAACTGGGGATTTACCTGGGTGTCAGCGGCGTGCAGATTCGTGCAGCCGATGCGTTGTACTGCGGGCTGGCCGACTGGTACCTGGACAGCAACAAACTGTCGCTGCTCGACGAGAAACTCGACCAGATGGAGTGGCAGGACACGCCGCTCAAGGCCCTGCAGAACCTGCTGGCAAAACACGCCGTGCAGACCCTGCCTGATGCGCCGCTGCAAACGCTGCGCCCGGTCATCGACCACTTTTTCGCCTTGCCCGACGTGCCAAGCATGGTCGAGCAACTGCGTGCCGTAACCGTCGCCGACAGCCATGAATGGGCCACCGCCACGGCCGATCTGCTCGAAACCCGCTCGCCGCTGGCCATGGCGGTGACTCTGGAAATGCTCCGTCGCGGTCGCCACTTGAGCCTGGAGCACTGCTTTGCCCTTGAACTGCATCTGGATCGCCAGTGGTTCGCCCGTGGCGACTTGATTGAAGGCGTCCGCGCGCTGCTGATCGACAAGGACAAGTCACCTCGCTGGAACCCGCCAACCCTCGCAGGGCTGGACGCGGCGAAGGTTGCGAGTTTCTTCCACGGTTTTGATGAAAGCGGGAACTGA
- a CDS encoding acyl-CoA dehydrogenase family protein — MHDLELTEEQVMIRDMARDFARGEIAPHAQAWEKAGWIDDALVAKMGELGLLGMVVPEEWGGTYVDYVAYALAVEEISAGDGATGAFMSIHNSVGCGPVLNYGSEAQKQTWLASLASGETIGCFCLTEPQAGSEAHNLRTRAELRDGQWVINGAKQFVSNGKRAKLAIVFAVTDPDLGKKGLSAFLVPTDTPGFIVDRTEHKMGIRASDTCAVTLNNCAVPEANLLGERGKGLAIALSNLEGGRIGIAAQALGIARAAFEAALAYSKDRVQFDKPIIEHQSIANLLADMHMQINAARLMILHAARLRTAGKPCLSEASQAKLFASEMAEKVCSSAIQIHGGYGYLEDYPVEKYYRDARITQIYEGSSEIQRMVIARDLKNYQL, encoded by the coding sequence ATGCACGATCTCGAACTGACTGAAGAACAAGTGATGATCCGCGACATGGCCCGGGACTTTGCCCGCGGCGAAATCGCCCCCCACGCGCAAGCCTGGGAAAAGGCCGGCTGGATCGACGACGCCCTGGTTGCGAAAATGGGCGAGCTGGGCCTGCTCGGCATGGTGGTGCCTGAAGAATGGGGCGGCACTTACGTGGATTACGTCGCTTACGCACTGGCCGTGGAAGAGATTTCTGCCGGCGACGGCGCGACGGGCGCGTTCATGAGCATCCATAACTCGGTCGGCTGCGGTCCGGTGCTCAACTACGGCAGCGAAGCACAGAAACAGACCTGGCTGGCATCGCTGGCCAGCGGTGAAACCATCGGTTGCTTCTGCCTGACCGAACCGCAAGCGGGTTCCGAAGCGCACAACCTGCGCACCCGCGCTGAATTGCGTGACGGCCAATGGGTGATCAACGGCGCCAAGCAATTTGTCAGCAACGGCAAGCGGGCGAAACTCGCGATCGTGTTCGCCGTGACCGATCCGGACCTGGGCAAGAAAGGCCTCTCGGCGTTTCTGGTGCCGACCGACACACCGGGATTTATCGTCGACCGCACTGAGCACAAAATGGGTATCCGCGCGTCCGATACCTGCGCGGTGACGCTCAATAACTGCGCCGTTCCTGAAGCAAATCTGCTGGGTGAGCGCGGCAAGGGTCTGGCGATCGCCCTGTCCAACCTAGAAGGCGGTCGCATCGGTATCGCCGCACAAGCACTGGGCATCGCCCGGGCGGCGTTCGAAGCGGCGCTGGCGTATTCGAAAGACCGGGTGCAGTTCGACAAACCGATCATCGAGCACCAGAGCATCGCCAATCTGCTGGCGGACATGCACATGCAAATCAACGCAGCCCGGTTGATGATTCTGCATGCGGCGCGGTTGCGCACGGCGGGCAAACCCTGCCTGTCCGAGGCGTCGCAGGCCAAGCTGTTTGCTTCGGAAATGGCCGAGAAAGTGTGTTCCTCTGCGATCCAGATTCATGGCGGGTACGGCTATCTCGAAGATTACCCGGTCGAGAAGTACTACCGCGATGCGCGAATTACCCAGATTTATGAAGGGTCGAGCGAGATTCAACGGATGGTGATTGCGCGGGATCTGAAAAACTATCAGCTCTAA
- a CDS encoding enoyl-CoA hydratase: protein MTYETILLEIRDRVGLITLNRPQALNALNAQLVSEVNHALDALEADAHIGCIVLTGSKKAFAAGADIKEMAELTYPQIYMDDLFSDSDRVANRRKPIIAAVNGFALGGGCELALMCDFILAGDNARFGQPEINLGVLPGMGGTQRLTRAVGKAKAMDMCLSGRMIDAVEAERCGIVARIVPSDELLEEALKVAAVIASKSLPIAMMIKESVNRAFEVNLTEGVRFERRVFHAAFATQDQKEGMAAFVGKRDPVFRGK, encoded by the coding sequence ATGACTTACGAAACGATCCTCCTGGAAATCCGCGACCGCGTTGGCCTGATTACCCTCAACCGGCCCCAGGCGCTGAATGCCTTGAACGCGCAACTGGTCAGCGAAGTGAACCACGCCCTCGACGCGCTGGAAGCCGACGCGCACATTGGCTGCATCGTCCTCACGGGTTCTAAAAAAGCTTTCGCTGCCGGCGCTGACATCAAGGAAATGGCCGAGCTGACCTATCCGCAGATCTACATGGACGATCTGTTCAGCGACAGCGATCGCGTCGCCAACCGACGCAAGCCGATCATCGCCGCGGTCAACGGCTTTGCTCTTGGCGGGGGGTGTGAACTGGCGCTGATGTGCGACTTCATTCTGGCCGGCGACAACGCCAGATTCGGCCAACCGGAAATCAACCTTGGCGTCCTTCCGGGCATGGGCGGCACCCAGCGCCTGACCCGCGCCGTGGGCAAGGCCAAAGCCATGGACATGTGCCTGAGCGGGCGCATGATCGATGCCGTGGAAGCCGAGCGCTGTGGCATCGTCGCGCGCATCGTGCCGAGCGATGAATTGCTGGAAGAAGCGCTGAAGGTTGCGGCGGTGATTGCCAGCAAGTCACTGCCGATTGCGATGATGATCAAGGAAAGCGTCAACCGCGCTTTTGAAGTGAACCTGACTGAAGGCGTACGCTTTGAGCGCCGGGTGTTCCATGCGGCGTTTGCCACCCAGGATCAGAAGGAAGGGATGGCCGCGTTTGTCGGTAAGCGCGATCCGGTGTTCCGGGGCAAGTGA
- a CDS encoding MFS transporter, with amino-acid sequence MATYSRLIRRLMISSLSVVISRALISPLLTLFLSNTLGLNPQDVGLLLGIAVFSATLLSLYGGYIIDRLDKRRLLILTMLSSGIGLILLTFAQNLYLTTLVLIISETASALFLICSKAILSENLPVGQRVKAFSLNYTLTNIGYAVGPMIGVVIAGVEPAAPFLVAGAIAIGSIFLLLGVGRDAKPESSINPPPSFVNTLVILKNDRTMVLFTLGCLLSTLVHGRFTLYLSQYLLVTHTQQQTLDTMAALLACNAITVILLQYQVGRLLTRERLRHWIAGGTALFIVGLIGFSLADSLVGWCVAMFIFTLGEMIIYPADFLFVDTLAPEHLRGSYYGAQNLAALGGAASPVICGFLLMHTPAPSMFYALSALAAVGGYLCFMSGRRIAIAQK; translated from the coding sequence GTGGCCACCTACTCGCGCCTCATCCGCCGCTTGATGATCAGTTCGTTGAGCGTCGTCATCAGCCGCGCCCTGATCAGCCCGTTGTTGACCTTGTTCCTCAGCAACACTCTCGGGCTCAACCCCCAGGACGTCGGGCTGTTGCTGGGGATCGCGGTATTCAGCGCCACGTTACTTTCGCTTTACGGCGGTTACATCATCGACCGCCTGGACAAGCGCCGCCTGCTGATCCTGACCATGCTCTCAAGCGGGATCGGCCTGATCCTGCTGACCTTCGCACAGAACCTGTATCTGACCACCCTGGTGCTGATCATCAGCGAAACGGCGTCTGCCCTGTTCCTGATCTGCTCCAAGGCCATCCTTAGTGAAAACCTGCCGGTGGGCCAACGGGTCAAGGCGTTTTCCCTCAATTACACGTTGACCAATATCGGCTATGCAGTCGGTCCGATGATCGGCGTGGTGATTGCCGGTGTAGAGCCTGCGGCGCCGTTTCTGGTCGCAGGGGCAATTGCCATTGGCAGCATTTTTCTGTTGCTCGGCGTCGGCAGGGACGCCAAGCCGGAATCATCGATCAACCCACCTCCGAGCTTTGTGAACACGCTGGTCATTCTGAAAAACGACCGCACGATGGTCCTGTTCACCCTCGGTTGCCTGCTCAGCACCTTGGTGCACGGGCGCTTCACCTTGTATTTGTCGCAATACCTGTTGGTCACCCACACCCAGCAACAAACGCTCGACACCATGGCCGCCCTGCTCGCCTGCAACGCGATCACCGTAATCCTGCTGCAATATCAGGTCGGCCGTTTGCTGACCCGCGAACGCCTGCGCCACTGGATTGCCGGCGGCACCGCCCTGTTCATCGTTGGGCTGATCGGCTTCAGTCTGGCCGACAGTCTCGTCGGTTGGTGCGTGGCGATGTTCATCTTTACCCTGGGCGAGATGATCATCTATCCCGCAGACTTTCTATTTGTCGACACGCTGGCCCCGGAACACTTGCGCGGCAGCTACTACGGCGCGCAGAACCTGGCGGCACTGGGCGGTGCGGCCAGCCCGGTCATATGCGGTTTTCTGTTGATGCACACGCCGGCGCCAAGCATGTTTTACGCTTTGAGCGCATTGGCCGCAGTAGGCGGCTACTTGTGTTTCATGAGCGGTCGACGCATCGCCATAGCTCAAAAATAA